Proteins encoded together in one Coffea arabica cultivar ET-39 chromosome 2c, Coffea Arabica ET-39 HiFi, whole genome shotgun sequence window:
- the LOC113727181 gene encoding L-type lectin-domain containing receptor kinase IV.1-like: MLILIKFILVVSALVGFASSQDLSITYNGFRSTNLSMDGIAEVTPNGLLKLTDATTQQLGHAFFPNPVSFKDSADSSAFSFSTTFIFAVVSEYPILSGHGIAFVIAPRRGLPGALPSHHLGLFNETNNGKPTNHVFAVELDTIESEEFHDINNNHVGIDINGLNSTLAEHAGYYSDGNDVFQNLTLISGKAMQVWVDYDGTAKHISVTLAPIYAGKPNKPLLSLPYDLSPVLNEIMYVGFSSSTGSVPTSHCLLGWSFKMNGVAQGLDLAQLPKLPRVGPKKKSKVLTIGLPIILIASLSIAISGVIYRVRINKKFAEVLDDWEREYGPHRFKYKDLYIATKGFRDKGLLGSGGFGKVYHGILPSSKLEVAVKRVSHDSRQGMKEFVAEIVSIGRLRHRNLVPLLGYCRRKDELLLVYEYMPNGSLDRFLYEQRECTLNWSQRFRVIRGVASGLFYLHEGWEQIVIHRDVKASNVLLDSELNGRLGDFGLARLYDHGTDPQTTHVVGTLGYLAPEHTRTGKATTKTDVYAFGAFLLEVVCGRRPTEPHPPTEDAILVDWVFSCWNKGQILEAVDPNMGLDYVKEEVELVMKLGLLCSQSEATARPSMRKVVLYLDSALALPDLLSLGISTTGLSFACHEGFSDFKLSYPSSMDKPFSHTSSFVAESLLSAGG; the protein is encoded by the coding sequence ATGTTGATTTTGATCAAGTTTATACTAGTGGTTTCTGCTCTAGTGGGCTTTGCATCTTCCCAGGACCTTAGTATCACCTACAATGGATTCCGTTCCACGAACTTGAGCATGGACGGTATAGCTGAGGTCACGCCAAATGGCCTCTTGAAGCTAACTGATGCCACCACGCAACAGCTAGGTCATGCCTTCTTTCCTAATCCTGTCAGCTTCAAGGATTCAGCTGATTCCTCAGCTTTCTCCTTTTCCACCACCTTCATCTTTGCTGTAGTGTCTGAATATCCTATTTTGAGCGGCCACGGAATTGCTTTCGTGATTGCACCAAGAAGAGGCCTTCCGGGAGCCCTTCCTAGTCACCATCTCGGCCTCTTCAATGAAACAAACAATGGAAAACCGACCAATCATGTCTTTGCAGTGGAACTTGACACGATCGAAAGCGAAGAGTTCCATGATATCAATAATAACCACGTTGGGATTGACATCAACGGGCTGAACTCCACACTAGCGGAGCATGCAGGTTATTATTCCGATGGCAACGACGTTTTTCAGAACTTGACTCTTATTAGTGGTAAAGCAATGCAAGTTTGGGTCGACTATGATGGAACAGCTAAGCATATAAGTGTCACATTAGCTCCAATATATGCTGGTAAACCAAACAAACCTCTTTTATCTTTACCTTATGATCTTTCACCAGTACTAAACGAAATCATGTATGTCGGATTTTCATCATCTACGGGTTCTGTGCCGACCTCCCATTGTCTTCTGGGATGGAGTTTCAAGATGAACGGTGTGGCTCAAGGGCTCGATCTTGCTCAACTTCCTAAGCTTCCACGAGTTGGGCCTAAGAAAAAGTCCAAAGTTTTAACAATTGGTTTACCTATCATTTTGATTGCTTCCCTGTCAATTGCAATCTCTGGTGTAATATATCGTGTGAGAATTAATAAGAAGTTTGCAGAAGTGCTTGATGATTGGGAGCGTGAGTATGGTCCTCACAGATTCAAGTACAAAGATTTGTACATCGCTACAAAAGGGTTCAGGGACAAGGGATTGCTAGGAAGCGGGGGTTTTGGTAAGGTATATCACGGCATCCTGCCTAGCTCCAAACTTGAGGTTGCTGTCAAGAGGGTATCTCATGATTCCAGGCAAGGAATGAAAGAATTTGTGGCAGAAATCGTCAGCATAGGCCGGTTACGCCACAGAAATTTGGTTCCGCTTTTAGGTTACTGCAGGCGAAAAGATGAACTGCTATTGGTTTATGAATACATGCCAAATGGAAGCCTGGACAGATTTCTATATGAGCAGCGTGAGTGCACCCTCAATTGGAGCCAAAGATTTCGAGTCATAAGAGGTGTAGCGTCTGGATTGTTTTATCTACATGAAGGATGGGAACAAATAGTGATCCACAGAGATGTAAAGGCCAGCAACGTCCTGTTAGACAGTGAATTGAATGGAAGATTAGGAGATTTCGGGCTTGCCAGATTGTATGATCATGGAACAGACCCTCAAACAACTCATGTTGTTGGAACACTTGGATACCTCGCACCAGAGCATACTAGAACTGGCAAGGCTACAACCAAAACAGACGTATATGCCTTTGGGGCATTTTTGCTTGAGGTAGTCTGCGGCAGAAGACCAACAGAACCACATCCCCCAACAGAGGATGCCATTTTGGTTGATTGGGTATTTTCTTGCTGGAACAAAGGGCAAATTCTTGAAGCAGTTGATCCAAACATGGGGCTTGATTATGTGAAAGAGGAGGTGGAATTGGTTATGAAGCTCGGATTGTTGTGCTCGCAGTCAGAGGCCACGGCAAGGCCAAGCATGCGTAAAGTTGTTCTATACTTGGACAGCGCTTTGGCACTACCAGATTTACTCTCACTTGGGATTTCTACCACTGGCCTGTCTTTTGCATGTCACGAAGGTTTCAGTGATTTTAAGTTATCATATCCATCTTCAATGGACAAGCCATTTTCACACACTTCCTCCTTTGTTGCAGAATCGCTACTATCAGCAGGTGGGTGA